One Scytonema millei VB511283 genomic window carries:
- a CDS encoding cobalamin-binding protein: protein MKEQDLRIVSLIPSATEILAALGLTDAVVGRSHECDFPPEILDRPACTRARINSNGSSAEIHQDVDRLIQSALSIYQIETDLLEQLQPTHIVTQDQCDVCAVSLGEVEKAVANLTHSQPHVISLQPNVLADVWADIERVAQTLGVDANRLIENIQSRIEICRQKVRGLSVSELPTVVCIEWIDPLMVASNWIPELVAIAGGQSLFSVSGQASAQVRWENLIAADPSIIVVMPCGLDLNRTQAEILPLTQRPEWQHLRAVKSGRVYATDGNAYFNRPGPRLVDSLEILAEILHPEIFSYGYKGTAWEQIQLPVTSDQ from the coding sequence ATGAAAGAGCAAGATCTCAGAATAGTCTCGCTGATTCCTAGTGCCACCGAGATTTTAGCAGCATTGGGTCTAACAGACGCGGTGGTCGGGCGATCGCACGAATGCGATTTTCCTCCAGAAATACTCGATCGTCCGGCTTGTACGCGGGCGCGAATTAACTCTAATGGTAGTAGCGCTGAGATTCATCAGGATGTCGATCGATTAATCCAATCAGCACTTAGCATCTACCAAATTGAAACTGACCTCTTAGAACAGTTACAGCCAACCCACATAGTCACTCAAGACCAGTGCGATGTTTGTGCCGTAAGTCTGGGTGAAGTAGAAAAAGCAGTTGCTAACCTAACGCATTCTCAACCTCACGTCATCTCTCTTCAACCCAACGTTTTAGCAGACGTGTGGGCGGATATAGAGCGTGTAGCTCAGACGCTCGGAGTCGATGCAAATAGATTAATTGAAAATATTCAGTCGCGGATTGAAATTTGTCGGCAAAAGGTTCGCGGGCTATCGGTGTCAGAATTACCAACAGTCGTATGCATTGAGTGGATCGATCCTCTCATGGTAGCAAGTAACTGGATTCCCGAACTAGTGGCGATCGCCGGGGGACAATCCTTATTCAGTGTTTCCGGTCAGGCTTCCGCTCAAGTAAGGTGGGAAAACCTGATAGCTGCCGATCCAAGTATTATTGTTGTCATGCCTTGCGGTCTTGACCTCAACCGCACCCAGGCTGAAATTTTGCCTCTAACGCAGCGCCCAGAATGGCAGCATCTACGAGCAGTTAAAAGTGGTAGAGTCTATGCTACTGACGGTAACGCTTATTTCAACCGTCCGGGTCCACGCTTAGTCGATTCCCTAGAAATTCTCGCCGAGATTCTCCATCCAGAAATATTTTCTTACGGCTACAAAGGGACTGCTTGGGAGCAAATTCAGTTACCAGTGACTAGTGACCAGTGA
- the dapF gene encoding diaminopimelate epimerase: MTIEFVKYHGLGNDFILIDNRASSEPIVTPEQAVKLCDRHFGIGADGVIFALPGTNGADYTMRIFNSDGSEPEMCGNGIRCFAKFLGDLEANTNLTSCLRIHTLAGIIVPQLTADGQVKVDMGEPRLLAAEIPTTLTAAGEKVINQSLDVADRTWSVTCVSMGNPHCITFVDDVAAIPLEEIGPQFEHHPVFPQRTNTEFIQVTSRDYLKMRVWERGAGATLACGTGACASLVAGVLVGKCDRVATVELPGGCLQIEWSQDQKLYMTGPAERVFAGKIE; this comes from the coding sequence ATGACTATCGAATTTGTTAAATATCACGGGTTAGGTAACGATTTTATTTTGATTGACAATCGCGCCTCTAGCGAACCAATCGTTACGCCAGAGCAGGCTGTCAAACTATGCGATCGCCATTTTGGGATTGGTGCTGATGGTGTCATCTTTGCTCTACCTGGAACCAACGGCGCTGATTACACCATGCGAATTTTCAACTCCGATGGTTCGGAACCGGAAATGTGCGGTAACGGAATTCGCTGTTTTGCCAAATTTCTAGGAGATTTAGAGGCAAACACGAATCTTACCTCTTGCCTTCGCATTCATACTTTAGCTGGTATCATCGTCCCTCAACTCACTGCTGACGGTCAGGTGAAGGTAGACATGGGAGAACCAAGATTGTTAGCGGCGGAAATTCCAACTACCCTCACTGCTGCTGGAGAGAAAGTTATTAACCAATCTCTAGACGTTGCAGATCGAACTTGGTCAGTTACCTGTGTCAGTATGGGTAATCCTCACTGTATTACCTTTGTCGATGATGTGGCTGCTATTCCCCTAGAGGAGATCGGACCCCAGTTTGAACATCATCCAGTTTTTCCCCAGCGCACGAATACGGAATTTATTCAAGTCACAAGCAGAGATTACTTGAAAATGCGGGTTTGGGAACGCGGTGCTGGGGCAACTTTAGCCTGCGGTACGGGTGCTTGTGCTTCCTTAGTGGCTGGAGTACTAGTAGGAAAATGCGATCGCGTTGCTACTGTAGAGCTTCCTGGTGGCTGTCTGCAAATTGAATGGTCGCAAGACCAAAAACTTTACATGACGGGTCCGGCAGAGCGCGTGTTTGCGGGGAAGATCGAGTAA
- a CDS encoding DUF1565 domain-containing protein yields the protein MNFPTIIRFCQAGAIAGSLCIGMANFPTQAQPNPVQHQASISRVKALPSQQIIYVNSATGIDAATAGKDPSIPLRTITFALRQAPSGTLIQLAAGTYSAHSGEVFPLKLKSGVTLKGDVATNGQNVVINGGGRYLSRTFARQNVAVVAEKDSTIIGVTIGNSNLRGTGLWIESTNPTVKYSTFTNNHREGIFVTGTATPKIAANVFVKNGGNGMSLANEAQGEIRNNLFQDTGFGLAIGGTAAPIVVENKIIHNRDGIFVSQEARPVLRNNAIENNQRDGIAIAACSLAQIDLASSNTFNNNGQYDIHNGGANPIVLVGGTAKTAQETQKNQCY from the coding sequence ATGAACTTTCCCACAATCATCAGGTTTTGTCAAGCTGGCGCGATCGCTGGATCTTTGTGTATTGGCATGGCGAATTTTCCCACCCAAGCACAACCAAATCCCGTACAGCACCAAGCTTCTATTTCTAGAGTCAAAGCCCTACCAAGTCAGCAGATAATTTACGTTAATTCTGCAACAGGTATAGATGCTGCCACAGCGGGTAAAGACCCCTCAATTCCGTTGCGTACTATTACTTTTGCTTTACGACAAGCACCATCGGGAACCCTAATTCAGTTAGCTGCTGGTACGTACTCGGCTCACAGTGGTGAAGTATTTCCCCTAAAACTCAAATCAGGTGTAACGCTCAAAGGTGATGTTGCTACTAACGGTCAGAACGTTGTGATTAATGGTGGTGGACGCTATCTCAGCCGCACGTTTGCGCGTCAGAATGTTGCTGTTGTTGCTGAAAAAGATAGCACAATTATTGGTGTGACAATTGGTAACTCCAACTTACGGGGGACGGGATTGTGGATTGAATCAACTAATCCCACCGTAAAGTACAGCACCTTCACCAACAACCATCGAGAAGGAATTTTTGTCACTGGGACTGCTACACCTAAAATTGCCGCAAATGTCTTTGTGAAAAATGGTGGTAACGGCATGTCTTTAGCTAACGAAGCTCAAGGAGAGATTCGCAACAACCTGTTTCAAGACACTGGTTTCGGACTAGCGATTGGTGGTACGGCTGCACCTATAGTCGTGGAAAACAAAATTATTCACAACAGGGATGGGATTTTTGTTTCTCAAGAAGCGCGTCCGGTACTACGCAACAACGCGATCGAAAATAATCAAAGGGATGGAATTGCGATCGCGGCTTGTTCTCTAGCACAGATCGATTTAGCTAGCAGCAACACCTTTAATAATAACGGTCAATACGACATTCACAACGGTGGTGCTAATCCAATAGTGTTGGTTGGTGGTACGGCAAAAACTGCTCAGGAAACGCAGAAAAATCAATGCTATTAG
- a CDS encoding L-threonylcarbamoyladenylate synthase, whose amino-acid sequence MATVYTVHPDNPQTRTVEEIIAALRDGAVMLYPTDTVYAIGCDLNSKSAVERVRQIKQLSNDKPLTFLCPSLSNVATYAIVSDPAYRIMRHLIPGSYTFLLPATKLVPKLVQNPKRKTTGIRVPNHKICAALLNALGNPIISTSAHLPQNGNGRSAPAEANLSRVELFDRLDKIVDAIVDDGSEPEDEVSTIIDLTTDEPEIIRQGKGWEAAVAWV is encoded by the coding sequence ATGGCTACAGTTTACACTGTTCATCCAGATAATCCTCAGACTCGCACTGTGGAAGAGATTATCGCAGCGCTGCGCGATGGTGCAGTCATGCTGTATCCCACTGATACCGTCTACGCGATCGGCTGCGACCTTAATTCTAAATCGGCAGTGGAGCGAGTACGCCAGATCAAACAGCTATCAAATGATAAGCCGCTAACTTTTTTGTGTCCTTCGCTTTCCAATGTGGCAACTTATGCGATCGTCAGCGATCCTGCTTACCGGATTATGAGGCATTTAATCCCGGGATCGTATACTTTTCTGCTCCCTGCCACCAAGCTTGTACCGAAATTAGTCCAAAATCCCAAGCGCAAAACAACGGGAATTCGAGTCCCAAACCATAAAATTTGTGCTGCTTTATTAAATGCTTTGGGTAATCCGATTATTTCTACCTCAGCTCACTTACCACAAAATGGCAATGGGCGCTCTGCTCCGGCTGAAGCTAACTTATCGCGAGTCGAGTTATTCGATCGTCTAGACAAAATAGTAGACGCGATCGTCGATGATGGCTCGGAGCCCGAAGATGAAGTCTCGACAATTATTGACCTGACGACAGACGAACCAGAAATTATCCGTCAAGGTAAGGGCTGGGAAGCAGCCGTAGCATGGGTGTAA
- the larC gene encoding nickel pincer cofactor biosynthesis protein LarC gives MTKLAYLECPTGIAGDMCLGALVDAGVPLEYLQEQLQGLGIEREYQLRVESVHRNGQLATKFHVDLLGDEHHHHDHHTHHHGRHLPEIEDLILKANLPTRAEAWSLAVFRQLAVAEGAVHGIAPEKVHFHEVGAVDAIVDIVGTCLGLDWLGIDKIYCSALPTGGGTVKAAHGLMAVPVPAVLKLWEMRACPVYSNGIQKELVTPTGAAIATTLATDFGSPPAMTIQRIGQGAGSINLPLPNILRLWLGVEALHDAPLQESNTSPFLEAIAVLETQIDDLNPQAIGYVLEALLAAGALDVFTQSIGMKKSRPGILLTVICHPDKVTDLEAIAFRETTTLGIRRYTQQRLALQREIQAVTIKYGTVRVKIAWTGTATERQITNVQPEYEDCLQIARQHDLAWREVHRLALQAWHEQNLQ, from the coding sequence ATGACAAAACTAGCTTACCTCGAATGTCCTACTGGCATTGCTGGTGATATGTGTCTGGGAGCGCTGGTAGATGCTGGCGTGCCGCTAGAATACTTACAGGAACAGCTTCAGGGCTTAGGAATTGAACGGGAATATCAATTAAGGGTTGAATCCGTTCACCGTAACGGGCAGTTGGCAACAAAATTTCATGTCGATTTGTTAGGCGACGAGCATCACCACCACGACCATCATACCCATCATCACGGTCGTCATTTGCCCGAGATTGAAGATTTAATCCTCAAAGCTAATTTACCGACTCGTGCTGAAGCTTGGAGTTTAGCTGTTTTTCGTCAGCTAGCTGTTGCTGAGGGAGCAGTGCATGGTATTGCGCCAGAGAAAGTCCACTTTCACGAAGTTGGTGCGGTGGATGCAATTGTAGATATTGTCGGTACTTGCTTGGGTTTAGATTGGTTGGGAATAGATAAAATTTACTGTTCTGCCTTACCCACGGGAGGCGGGACAGTAAAAGCCGCCCACGGACTGATGGCGGTTCCCGTACCAGCGGTATTGAAGTTGTGGGAAATGCGCGCTTGTCCGGTTTACAGCAACGGTATCCAAAAGGAATTAGTTACGCCTACGGGAGCCGCGATCGCCACCACTTTAGCTACAGATTTTGGCTCTCCACCTGCTATGACGATACAGCGGATCGGACAGGGCGCGGGTTCCATTAATCTACCGCTCCCTAATATTCTGCGCTTGTGGCTGGGTGTGGAGGCGTTGCATGATGCACCCCTACAAGAATCAAATACTAGCCCATTTTTAGAGGCGATCGCAGTATTGGAAACCCAGATCGACGATCTTAACCCCCAGGCGATCGGCTACGTCTTGGAAGCGCTGCTAGCAGCTGGAGCGTTGGATGTTTTTACGCAGTCGATTGGAATGAAAAAATCTCGCCCTGGCATTTTGCTCACTGTAATTTGCCACCCTGACAAGGTGACCGATCTTGAGGCGATCGCCTTTCGAGAAACTACAACTTTAGGTATTCGCCGCTATACTCAACAACGGCTGGCTTTACAGCGCGAAATCCAAGCTGTAACAATCAAATACGGTACGGTGCGAGTTAAAATTGCTTGGACTGGTACAGCCACAGAGCGTCAAATTACTAACGTCCAGCCAGAATACGAAGATTGTTTGCAAATTGCTCGACAGCACGATCTTGCTTGGCGAGAAGTTCATCGATTAGCGCTGCAAGCTTGGCACGAACAGAATTTGCAATAG
- a CDS encoding MarR family winged helix-turn-helix transcriptional regulator — translation MSEQKTQFNLVQLGNVANTCTCFNLRKATRVVTQIFDEQLKPSGLLITQFTILVAIAQTGSGTINDLAARLVMDRTTLTRNLKPLEREGLVIIQPGEDRRIRVVSLTAKGRDALATALPLWEQAQASVINRLGKQQWSSLLMALSNTVSLAQEI, via the coding sequence ATGTCAGAGCAAAAGACCCAATTTAATTTAGTTCAGCTAGGCAACGTTGCTAATACTTGTACCTGCTTTAATCTCCGCAAAGCCACTCGCGTTGTAACGCAAATTTTTGACGAGCAACTCAAGCCAAGTGGATTATTAATTACCCAGTTCACGATATTAGTAGCGATCGCTCAAACAGGTTCGGGAACGATCAACGATCTAGCCGCTCGCTTAGTTATGGATAGAACGACACTGACGCGCAATCTAAAACCATTGGAAAGAGAAGGTTTAGTTATCATTCAGCCAGGTGAGGATCGACGGATACGGGTTGTTTCCCTAACAGCAAAAGGTCGCGATGCATTGGCTACAGCATTACCTTTATGGGAACAGGCGCAAGCTTCAGTAATAAATAGATTGGGTAAACAACAATGGAGTTCGCTGCTAATGGCTTTGTCTAACACCGTATCCTTAGCGCAAGAGATCTAA
- a CDS encoding PAS domain S-box protein, producing MSNPERQSVTHVNPAPLKILLVGQPSLELRIREMLRAVSTPLQLVWQERVQAALADLKIESASVVLLELDRAGQKLKQLRLAYPHMPIVVLGEDEAENVQKALAQGAQEYLVKAEVEAQGLLRALRYAIERQQWQHTQSQLKQAEEKLSLYQEIIANSNNAIAIYDSQGNFVEQNAAHRALLGYEDEELCKQKRDAIFSSKAQVAEISTQLQNGDNYRGEVTLHRRQGWLVTVELFAFPLRDRSGELVYYVGIGRDVTERLQAESTLKERDRLLAAVATANNHLLTTTDFSAAITLALETLGQACNVDRVYVFENHLHPSTGELLMSQRFEWTSSTVIAQIDNPELQSLSYQTCSPSWYDNLVAGKSIGGLVQNLPAHEREVLDRQQIISILVVPIFLEGQFWGFVGFDDCHRERQWTETERAILSAAAGSIGGAIARQQTKVALQESELQFRAIFEHSSIGIGLSDLEGGQIDSNPALCHILGYSREELLKMSFTDYTHPNDIAADVKLFYELVMGQRDRYEIEKRYIRKDGCQVWCRLNHSLVRDSANRPQFVIALVEDITIHKQIENHLRDSKEAAEAGSRAKSEFLAIMSHELRTPLNGVLGLSQLLGQELFGSLNAKQKEYVSCIHSSGEHLLALINDVLDLCKVEAGREELTLVRLNVRDLCTYCLSVVRDRAVAKQLQLVSEIDPQIDTCIADERRVRQMLLNLLANAIKFTPKGQVSLRVERVNKGIAFKVADTGIGIERSQLNLLFQPFKQLDSRLNRQYEGTGLGLSLTRKLARLHGGDVTVRSTVGKGSEFTLWLPNAYPNDLCQEPAKERSLLSPTEPKLSCKRPANGCRSPIAKRILIVEDDDRSALLLQDYFEIVGYQVKHLKHPQNFQGILYLYQPDLLLLDVQLPGGVSGMDLLCSLRQQSEWQKLPAIILTASVKAGERDRFLAAGADDYFSKPIGIAQIEKILMQYLS from the coding sequence ATGAGCAATCCTGAACGACAATCTGTGACGCACGTAAACCCAGCCCCACTGAAAATATTATTAGTGGGGCAACCTAGTTTGGAGCTAAGGATTCGGGAAATGTTACGGGCAGTCTCCACCCCGTTACAACTCGTTTGGCAAGAGCGGGTGCAGGCAGCTTTAGCGGATCTCAAAATAGAATCAGCTAGTGTTGTCCTACTCGAACTCGATCGAGCTGGGCAAAAACTCAAACAATTGCGGTTAGCTTACCCGCACATGCCAATTGTTGTTTTAGGAGAAGACGAAGCAGAAAATGTCCAAAAAGCATTAGCCCAAGGAGCGCAGGAATATTTAGTCAAGGCAGAAGTAGAGGCGCAGGGATTACTGAGGGCATTGCGCTATGCAATCGAGCGCCAGCAGTGGCAACACACTCAATCCCAGCTCAAGCAAGCCGAGGAAAAGTTAAGCCTTTACCAAGAAATTATTGCTAATTCTAATAACGCGATCGCAATTTATGACTCTCAAGGCAATTTTGTCGAACAAAACGCCGCTCACCGCGCTCTATTAGGGTACGAAGATGAGGAACTGTGCAAACAGAAAAGAGACGCAATTTTCTCGTCGAAAGCACAGGTGGCGGAGATTTCCACTCAATTGCAAAATGGTGATAATTATCGAGGAGAAGTGACTCTGCACCGTCGGCAAGGATGGTTGGTGACAGTAGAGTTATTTGCTTTTCCCCTGCGCGATCGCTCGGGAGAACTAGTTTACTACGTAGGAATTGGACGAGATGTCACGGAAAGGTTGCAGGCAGAATCTACCCTCAAAGAACGCGATCGCCTGCTGGCGGCTGTCGCCACTGCTAACAATCACCTGCTCACCACCACAGATTTCTCTGCTGCCATCACCCTAGCCCTAGAAACTTTGGGTCAAGCCTGTAATGTCGATCGAGTTTACGTATTTGAAAATCATCTTCATCCAAGCACGGGTGAACTCTTAATGAGTCAGCGATTTGAGTGGACTAGTTCTACCGTCATCGCTCAAATCGATAATCCAGAATTGCAAAGCCTGTCATATCAGACCTGCTCTCCTTCATGGTATGACAACTTAGTTGCAGGTAAATCAATTGGTGGACTAGTCCAAAATTTACCGGCGCACGAACGCGAAGTTTTAGATCGGCAACAGATTATCTCCATTTTAGTCGTACCGATCTTTCTCGAAGGTCAATTTTGGGGCTTCGTCGGCTTTGACGACTGCCATCGAGAACGTCAGTGGACGGAAACCGAACGAGCGATCCTCAGCGCCGCAGCGGGTAGCATTGGTGGTGCGATCGCGCGCCAGCAAACAAAAGTGGCGCTTCAAGAAAGCGAATTACAATTTCGTGCCATTTTTGAACATTCCAGTATCGGGATCGGTCTTTCAGACTTGGAAGGAGGGCAGATTGATAGCAATCCAGCCCTATGTCACATTCTGGGTTACAGTCGGGAAGAACTGTTAAAAATGAGTTTTACTGACTACACTCATCCAAATGACATTGCCGCAGATGTCAAACTTTTTTACGAACTAGTGATGGGTCAACGCGATCGCTACGAGATCGAGAAACGATACATTCGTAAAGATGGTTGTCAAGTCTGGTGTCGCCTGAATCATTCACTCGTGCGAGATAGCGCGAATCGCCCTCAGTTTGTCATTGCTTTAGTAGAAGATATTACCATTCACAAACAGATAGAAAATCATCTCCGCGACAGTAAGGAAGCAGCAGAAGCAGGTAGTCGGGCGAAAAGCGAATTTTTGGCGATTATGAGCCACGAACTACGCACGCCTTTGAATGGAGTCTTAGGGCTATCGCAGCTGCTAGGACAAGAGTTATTTGGCAGTCTCAATGCTAAGCAAAAAGAATACGTAAGCTGCATTCACAGCAGTGGCGAACACTTACTAGCTCTCATTAACGATGTCCTCGACCTCTGCAAAGTCGAAGCAGGTAGGGAAGAACTGACGCTGGTGCGGCTAAATGTTCGGGATTTATGCACTTACTGTTTGAGTGTCGTACGCGATCGCGCTGTTGCCAAGCAGTTGCAATTAGTCAGTGAAATCGATCCGCAAATTGACACCTGTATTGCTGACGAGCGCCGTGTCAGGCAAATGCTATTAAATTTACTTGCGAATGCGATTAAATTTACTCCCAAGGGGCAAGTATCGCTACGGGTAGAACGAGTCAACAAAGGAATTGCTTTTAAGGTTGCAGACACGGGAATAGGCATTGAGCGATCGCAGCTAAACCTATTATTTCAGCCGTTCAAACAGCTGGATAGTCGATTAAACCGACAGTATGAAGGCACGGGGTTGGGTTTATCGTTAACCCGTAAGTTAGCGCGGTTGCACGGCGGCGATGTCACTGTCCGCTCGACTGTAGGTAAAGGCAGTGAATTTACCTTATGGTTGCCAAACGCTTACCCAAACGATCTATGTCAAGAGCCAGCTAAGGAGCGATCGCTCCTATCGCCAACCGAGCCAAAGCTATCCTGTAAACGTCCTGCTAATGGCTGTCGATCGCCAATCGCTAAACGGATTCTGATTGTAGAAGACGACGATCGCAGCGCCCTACTATTGCAAGACTACTTTGAGATCGTCGGCTACCAAGTCAAGCATCTCAAACATCCTCAGAACTTTCAGGGGATATTATATCTCTACCAGCCAGATTTACTGCTATTAGACGTACAGCTACCAGGTGGTGTGTCAGGAATGGATTTGCTTTGCAGTTTGCGCCAGCAATCAGAGTGGCAAAAATTACCTGCGATTATTCTTACCGCTTCGGTAAAGGCGGGAGAACGCGATCGCTTTTTAGCAGCTGGAGCCGACGACTACTTCAGCAAACCCATAGGCATTGCTCAAATTGAAAAAATCTTGATGCAGTATTTAAGCTAG
- a CDS encoding Hfq-related RNA-binding protein: protein MASDYDTALPSIRQVQSLIKSQIVVEMKLMTGDSLTGRLGWQDSNCVCLIDDSDRSTTIWRQAIAYLRPRVREVREEE, encoded by the coding sequence ATGGCTAGCGACTACGATACAGCATTACCTAGTATTCGGCAGGTACAATCTCTGATTAAAAGTCAGATTGTCGTAGAAATGAAACTCATGACAGGCGACTCGCTGACGGGTAGATTAGGCTGGCAAGATTCTAATTGCGTTTGCCTAATTGATGACAGCGATCGCTCCACTACAATTTGGCGACAAGCGATCGCCTACCTCAGACCGAGAGTTAGGGAAGTGAGAGAAGAAGAATAA
- a CDS encoding PHP domain-containing protein, producing the protein MAVYCAQTSNSLSQQLQRVFQTIDAESCPLTFNFHMHTVYSDGRLEPEEAIEQAISLGLRGLAITDHHTIGGYRAAQRYLAQWQLHHPDLEDCVPQLWSGVEINAGLLDTEVHILAYAFDPQHARMQPYLQRRTATEEAYCAASIISAIHEAGGLAVLAHPARYKRSPFDLIAAANQLGVDGVETYYAYNNPHPWQPSPKETQQVYALAQQYHLLNTCGTDTHGRSILQRL; encoded by the coding sequence ATGGCTGTCTATTGTGCCCAGACTTCTAATTCATTGAGCCAGCAGTTGCAGAGAGTTTTTCAGACAATTGATGCTGAAAGTTGCCCGCTAACTTTCAACTTTCACATGCACACGGTATATTCTGACGGTAGGTTAGAACCGGAAGAAGCGATCGAGCAAGCAATTTCACTCGGGCTGCGAGGATTGGCAATTACCGACCACCATACTATAGGTGGGTATCGAGCTGCTCAGCGTTATTTAGCCCAATGGCAACTGCATCATCCAGATTTAGAAGACTGCGTGCCTCAATTATGGAGTGGAGTTGAGATTAATGCCGGATTGTTAGACACAGAAGTGCATATTCTGGCATATGCATTCGATCCCCAACACGCACGTATGCAGCCCTATCTCCAAAGACGTACTGCAACCGAAGAAGCATATTGTGCTGCTAGCATTATTAGTGCAATCCATGAAGCAGGGGGATTAGCAGTGTTAGCTCACCCAGCTCGCTACAAGCGATCGCCTTTCGATCTAATTGCTGCTGCTAACCAACTGGGAGTTGATGGGGTGGAAACATATTATGCCTACAACAATCCCCATCCCTGGCAACCTAGCCCGAAAGAAACTCAACAAGTATACGCTCTGGCTCAACAGTACCACTTGTTAAATACCTGCGGTACGGACACCCACGGTCGTAGCATTCTCCAGCGTCTGTAA
- a CDS encoding NB-ARC domain-containing protein: MDVELGLKIVEQILEKKHLSKVQEILLQQSLAGHSYTEIAKASGYDAGYLKDAGSQLWQSLSHVLGEKVSKNNLVAVLKRNSFRFARTEPDRQFNSQFTSDTNATPPKYNSQLNPTSYSTPNPPVRTGFEQRSIDVSRESFDKPAPMTPDFQNLEPEIDISLFCGRSTELALLEKWILGDNNSISRCRVVAIVGMGGIGKTALSAKLVIQIQDKFDCTIWRSLKSAPSLSELLSDIIPILTQRLDPYLPEKLGDRISLLLSYLRQQRCLLILDSWETILASNDRLGCYREGFEGYGEMIERLGTEIHQSCLILTSREKPKEVIAYSGEKLAVRSLQLTGLKVTEINTIYQTINTFWGSPEEWQQLVDYYSGNPLSLKIVAAVIQDLFDGNISQFLQCWRSEVFILDGIRDLLDSQFNRLSDLETEVMYWLAIEREPVTVIELQDDLLSILSKQQLVNTLNSLCRRCLIDKNDGKFIQSSLIIDYMTEKFTQQIYQEIS, from the coding sequence ATGGATGTCGAACTAGGCTTAAAGATTGTCGAGCAAATTCTGGAAAAAAAACACTTATCCAAAGTGCAGGAAATCTTGCTGCAACAGTCTTTGGCAGGACATTCTTACACAGAAATTGCTAAAGCTTCCGGCTATGATGCTGGTTATCTCAAAGATGCAGGCTCCCAACTGTGGCAAAGTCTCAGTCATGTTTTGGGAGAAAAGGTAAGTAAAAATAATTTGGTTGCCGTACTAAAACGTAATTCATTCCGCTTTGCGCGTACAGAACCAGACAGACAATTCAATTCACAATTTACAAGTGATACTAATGCTACACCACCCAAATACAATTCACAATTAAATCCTACTTCCTATTCGACTCCCAACCCCCCTGTACGGACGGGTTTTGAGCAAAGATCTATTGACGTAAGCCGTGAATCTTTTGATAAACCCGCCCCGATGACTCCCGACTTCCAAAACTTGGAACCAGAAATTGATATTTCTCTTTTTTGCGGACGTAGTACTGAATTAGCTTTATTAGAAAAATGGATTTTAGGTGACAATAACTCTATTTCACGCTGTCGTGTGGTAGCAATTGTAGGAATGGGTGGGATTGGTAAAACTGCTTTATCTGCTAAGTTAGTAATTCAGATTCAGGATAAATTTGACTGTACGATTTGGCGATCGCTAAAATCTGCACCTTCTCTATCTGAATTATTGTCAGACATAATTCCCATCCTGACTCAACGACTCGATCCTTATCTTCCAGAAAAATTGGGCGATCGCATTTCACTTTTACTCTCTTATTTACGTCAGCAGCGCTGTCTTTTAATCTTAGATAGTTGGGAAACAATTCTGGCTAGCAACGATCGCTTGGGCTGTTATCGAGAAGGTTTTGAAGGTTATGGGGAGATGATCGAGCGTTTGGGTACAGAAATTCATCAAAGTTGCTTAATTCTCACTAGCCGAGAAAAACCTAAAGAAGTTATCGCTTATTCAGGAGAAAAACTTGCAGTGCGATCGCTACAACTTACTGGACTAAAAGTCACTGAAATTAATACTATTTATCAGACGATTAATACTTTTTGGGGAAGTCCTGAAGAATGGCAACAGTTAGTTGATTATTACAGTGGTAATCCGCTTAGTCTCAAAATAGTTGCGGCTGTCATTCAAGATTTGTTTGACGGTAATATTTCTCAATTTTTACAATGTTGGCGATCGGAAGTTTTTATTCTTGACGGAATTCGAGATTTACTAGACTCTCAGTTTAATCGCTTATCCGATTTAGAAACAGAAGTGATGTATTGGTTGGCGATCGAGCGAGAACCAGTTACGGTAATCGAATTGCAAGACGATTTACTTTCTATTCTCTCTAAACAACAGCTCGTTAATACTTTAAATTCTCTTTGCCGTCGTTGTTTAATTGATAAAAATGACGGAAAATTTATTCAAAGCTCGTTAATTATAGATTATATGACTGAAAAGTTTACTCAACAAATCTATCAAGAAATAAGTTGA